The Podospora pseudocomata strain CBS 415.72m chromosome 1 map unlocalized CBS415.72m_1, whole genome shotgun sequence genome has a segment encoding these proteins:
- a CDS encoding uncharacterized protein (COG:G; EggNog:ENOG503NUVP; CAZy:GH18), with protein MWFSPSPVSAGTLAFLLLSPATALQVNGGSDRLNSYLAAHPVATKPAATAAPASANPNTLAPELVNLALSHCPAGCDESGLRPGNWTLYPRLGRLLMCNQTMLLDFSLFTSLRKDETIRACTASSAITLGASNIGNTTHEASCLPGGSLTQVQESLQLAFNETDTPATLEDFDAAAQQLIAMLSQREDSSCKDTTSFAYSNSVAVGLFAGSGVRGIPATVLQQLTSKIKTTGFSGSFVVQLCSKGGRSSKYSFGIVASGDRDVSLVQDAVATWASGKCITSFDDAEDWLDITLSVPSLVSSSTAGLGNSTAGFGNSTARATRSRDGSSAMLNRRAECSTIQVSSGDTCESLAAECGISPYDFTVYNPSSTLCSTLVAGQHVCCSAGTMPDFRPQPNPDGTCAAHYVVPGESCSVLGAANSLTNAEIESFNTNTWGWQGCGNVQAYQFICLSTGAPPMPAPIANAVCGPQKPGTVQPGPGISLASLNPCPLNACCNKHGQCGINNDFCTESESETGAPGTSAPGENGCISNCGTDIVIGSAPAQYMNIGYFEGYNLNRPCLNMKITAMDLTPYTHIHLAFGHVSSTYAVDVSPIQEQWELFTQLSGFKKILSLGGWSFSAEPPTYHIFRDAVKPANQDTFVANIVSFVTEHELDGIDIDWEYPAAPDIPGIPPGTAEDADNYLTFFTKLRAAMPSSKSVSFCAPASFWYLKGYHIDEMAALADYIVYMTYDLHGQWDYANQHAIDGCPAGNCLRSQTNITETLLALAMITKAGVPSSKLAVGVTSYGRSFQMTTPGCTGPMCTYTGGESGAYPGPCTGTAGYIANAEINAILDGTGFWKTPSGALQPITSYSSYFDTDSHSNVAVYESTQWVGYMDNTVKADRTALYKLLHMGGVVDWAIDLDGFGGDSIGDSDPSADIVYPPPSIWDSSDPWTGCSPPCVIVFPPYPLSAPHTVTSWPALTTTLLSSAEGGGGVFIKTTTIPVPSFIISDVSLHPVTLQSTDTATYKINPVQSITPTSFVWTLPPNHATFPVASPTPTTSTDTDIPLVIIPPVTFHPTPVPVTIQPQPTYSIDYPDPPIPVRPVTIKPNPTPTPPGCTSGCGKRDCGIFGCGNDGCGLFGCGGGCGIFGCGGGCGPFGCGGGCSPLGCTPSCPLGLCGGPGCLIPGGCGNTQGTNGGDSSNDCEATVTASACTHLVTSYSAWYMASSTTTTETTCVTSTGCNGQDTVVKTTPGSPECSLDPDIAAAYSAERAADQTIIGGKQVPLAFAPTNGPGYDGSTFTAKQFGLTETITVIKTSTVTNTATKTTTVVVPPTATADCARISDFFYIFNVYNIDGWSTDGGSRLKSEEKGCGALTGWQWHERTSTRRARAYFQLPFIMKSGCVERAIVSAGGPKLSCTFEGYDFILKKRSEEMSKASLPMRRRQLISDTASLPSRTETGTRTETSTRTGTAGLYTPEPWGPGLTETFMTTMDEISKSTYTTEIVLASNEVTMTGTTSGTVSDITTSTTSSTVPTSTSNLSTDGLCGAANGGTICFGTAFGDCCSEYGYCGDTSGHCGSGCQSDFGICNAITGPPVSTDGTCSSLSTPGGATCAGSAFGDCCSASGYCGATAAYCGTGCQADFGMCSSSGPPVSTDGLCGQPSGTTCEGSAFGDCCSEYGFCGATNAYCGTGCQAAFGTCA; from the exons ATGTGGTTCTCACCGTCACCAGTCTCGGCCGGAACGTTGGCCTTCCTCCTGCTGTCTCCGGCAACGGCGTTACAAGTGAACGGCGGCTCTGACAGGTTGAACTCATACCTGGCGGCACACCCAGTCGCAACAAAGCCTGCCGCCACTGCCGCCCCGGCatccgccaaccccaacacacTTGCTCCAGAGCTGGTGAACTTGGCGCTCAGTCACTGCCCAGCAGGATGCGATGAGTCCGGCTTGCGTCCGGGAAACTGGACCCTGTACCCCCGACTGGgtcggttgttgatgtgcAACCAGACGATGCTGCTCGACTTCTCCCTATTCACGTCTCTGCGCAAGGATGAGACTATTCGAGCTTGCACTGCCAGTTCTGCAATCACGTTGGGCGCAAGCAACATCGGAAACACCACTCATGAGGCATCTTGCCTGCCCGGCGGCAGCTTGACCCAGGTCCAAGAGTCACTGCAATTGGCTTTCAACGAGACCGACACCCCAGCCACGCTAGAGGACTTCGACGCCGCCGCACAACAACTCATCGCCATGCTGTCCCAACGAGAAGACTCGAGCTGCAAAGACACAACCTCCTTCGCCTATTCCAACTCCGTGGCTGTCGGTCTCTTCGCCGGATCAGGAGTCCGTGGCATCCCGGCAACTGTGCTCCAGCAGCTCACCTCGAAGATAAAGACCACCGGTTTCTCGGGAAGCTTTGTTGTGCAGCTGTGTTCCAAGGGCGGCCGGAGCTCGAAATACAGCTTCGGCATTGTCGCGAGCGGAGATCGCGATGTAAGCCTTGTCCAAGATGCTGTCGCCACATGGGCGTCGGGCAAATGCATCACTTCCTTTGACGACGCAGAAGATTGGCTTGACATCACACTGTCCGTACCGAGTCttgtcagcagcagcaccgctGGACTCGGAAACAGCACTGCCGGCTTCGGAAACAGCACTGCCCGTGCCACCCGGTCAAGAGATGGCAGTTCGGCTATGTTGAATCGACGAGCTGAGTGTTCGACGATCCAGGTTTCCTCTGGTGATACTT GCGAATCTTTGGCAGCCGAGTGCGGCATCTCCCCTTACGACTTCACCGTCTATAACCCCAGTAGCACACTCTGCTCGACTCTGGTAGCAGGCCAGCACGTCTGCTGCTCCGCCGGCACGATGCCCGATTTCCGCCCGCAGCCGAACCCTGACGGAACCTGCGCCGCGCACTACGTCGTACCAGGCGAGAGCTGCTCGGTTCTTGGCGCAGCGAACAGCCTCACGAATGCTGAGATCGAGAGCTTCAACACTAATACTTGGGGCTGGCAGGGCTGCGGAAATGTACAGGCGTACCAGTTCATCTGCCTGAGCACGGGCGCGCCGCCCATGCCCGCGCCGATTGCGAATGCTGTCTGCGGACCACAAAAGCCGGGAACGGTACAGCCAGGGCCGGGTATCAGTCTTGCGAGCTTGAATCCTTGTCCGCTCAACGCGTGCTGT AACAAACACGGCCAATGCGGCATCAACAATGACTTTTGCACCGAATCCGAGTCGGAAACAGGCGCACCCGGAACTTCAGCTCCGGGCGAGAATGGCTGCATTTCGAACTGTGGAACTGACATCGTCATCGGTTCTGCCCCAGCCCAGTACATGAACATTGGCTACTTTGAAGGCTACAACCTAAACCGTCCCTGCCTAAACATGAAGATCACTGCCATGGACTTGACGCCCTACACGCACATCCATCTAGCATTTGGCCACGTCTCCTCGACCTACGCCGTCGATGTTAGCCCAATCCAAGAGCAGTGGGAGCTGTTCACGCAGTTGTCTGGCTTCAAAAAGATCCTGTCTCTCGGCGGTTGGAGCTTCTCCGCCGAACCGCCCACGTATCACATTTTCCGCGACGCGGTCAAGCCGGCCAATCAGGACACGTTTGTCGCAAACATCGTCTCGTTTGTGACAGAGCATGAGCTGGATGGCATTGATATTGACTGGGAAT ACCCTGCTGCACCAGACATACCTGGCATTCCACCAG GAACCGCCGAGGATGCGGACAATTACCTCACTTTCTTCACAAAGCTGAGGGCAGCCATGCCTTCTAGCAAGTCGGTCTCTTTCTGTGCGCCCGCTTCATTCTGGTACCTGAAAGGGTACCACATCGACGAGATGGCAGCCCTAGCTGATTACATCGTCTACATGACTTATGATCTCCATGGCCAGTGGGACTACGCGAACCAGCACGCAATCGACGGCTGCCCAGCCGGCAACTGTCTGCGTTCGCAGACCAACATCACCGAGACCCTTCTCGCCCTGGCTATGATCACCAAAGCCGGCGTACCATCAAGCAAGCTTGCTGTTGGTGTCACGAGCTACGGCCGCTCGTTCCAGATGACAACCCCCGGGTGTACCGGGCCCATGTGCACCTACACTGGCGGAGAGTCCGGAGCCTATCCGGGGCCGTGCACAGGAACCGCAGGTTATATCGCGAATGCAGAGATCAACGCCATCCTGGATGGGACCGGATTTTGGAAAACACCATCCGGAGCATTGCAGCCGATTACATCCTACTCGTCTTATTTCGACACCGACAGCCACTCCAATGTCGCCGTATATGAGTCGACACAGTGGGTCGGCTACATGGACAACACTGTGAAGGCAGATCGGACAGCCCTCTACAAACTCCTCCACATGGGTGGAGTTGTTGACTGGGCGATTGATCTGGATGGCTTCGGTGGAGATTCCATTGGTGACTCTGACCCCTCTGCCGATATCGTGTACCCCCCCCCGAGCATCTGGGACTCCAGCGATCCGTGGACGGGCTGTAGTCCTCCCTGCGTAATTGTCTTCCCGCCATATCCCCTGAGTGCTCCTCACACTGTGACCAGCTGGCCGGCTTTGACAACAACGCTCCTGTCGTCGGCagaaggcggcggtggcgtcTTCATCAAGACGACGACAATCCCCGTTCCGAGCTTTATCATCTCAGACGTCAGTCTTCACCCAGTGACACTGCAGTCTACCGACACGGCAACCTACAAAATCAACCCTGTCCAAAGCATCACCCCGACATCTTTTGTGTGGACTCTTCCTCCGAACCATGCGACTTTCCCCGTAGcttctccaacaccaacgacgTCCACAGACACCGATATACCACTagtcatcatcccccccgtCACCTTCCACCCGACTCCTGTCCCCGTCAccatccaaccccagccAACATATTCGATCGACTACCCTGATCCCCCAATCCCAGTGAGACCTGTCACGATCAAGCCCAATCCCACCCCTACACCTCCCGGCTGCACTTCCGGCTGCGGAAAGCGAGACTGTGGCATATTTGGTTGCGGCAACGACGGTTGCGGCCTGTTCGGTTGCGGCGGTGGGTGCGGCATCTTcggctgcggtggtggttgtggccCCTTCGGTTGCGGTGGCGGATGTAGCCCCCTCGGATGCACACCCAGCTGCCCCCTTGGACTGTGCGGTGGCCCTGGGTGCCTCATTCCAGGTGGCTGCGGAAATACACAAGGCACCAATGGCGGCGACAGCAGCAATGACTGTGAAGCCACCGTCACTGCTTCGGCGTGCACGCATCTGGTGACGAGCTACAGCGCTTGGTACATGGCTTCgtccacgacgacgaccgag ACCACATGCGTGACGAGCACAGGTTGCAACGGACAGGATACTGTGGTTAAAACGACGCCTGGCAGCCCGGAGTGCTCGCTGGATCCCGATATCGCGGCAGCCTACTCTGCTGAACGGGCAGCTGACCAGACAATTATTGGCGGGAAGCAGGTCCCGTTAGCATTCGCACCGACAAATGGGCCGGGCTACGATGGATCGACGTTTACCGCTAAGCAATTCGGTTTGACGGAGACTATCACGGTTATCAAAACATCGACTGTGACAAACACAGCGACGAAGACaacgacggtggtggtgccgccaACCGCAACGGCTGATTGTG CCAGGATCTCCGATTTCTTTTACATATTCAATGTGTACAACATTGATGGCTGGAGCACAGATGGCGGCTCGAGGCTGAAATCCGAAGAAAAGGGCTGCGGTGCGCTCACGGGCTGGCAATGGCATGAGCGCACCTCTACACGGCGCGCAAGGGCCTACTTCCAGCTTCCTTTCATTATGAAGTCTGGCTGTGTCGAGCGTGCCATCGTGTCCGCTGGCGGCCCCAAGTTGTCCTGTACCTTCGAAGGCTACGACTTCATCCTCAAGAAACGATCCGAGGAGATGAGTAAAGCATCACTGCCGATGCGCAGACGCCAACTCATCAGCGATACGGCCAGTCTCCCGAGCCGCACGGAAACCGGCACGCGCACAGAGACCAGCACGCGCACAGGGACTGCTGGCCTATACACGCCCGAGCCGTGGGGCCCAGGCTTAACAGAGACGTTCATGACTACCATGGACGAGATCTCGAAGTCAACGTATACCACGGAGATCGTGTTGGCTTCAAATGAAGTGACGATGACGGGCACCACGTCTGGCACCGTGTCTGACATCACGACGtcaaccaccagctccaCCGTCCCAACTAGCACATCGAATCTCTCCACTGATGGCCTCTGTGGTGCTGCTAATGGCGGAACAATCTGCTTCGGCACGGCCTTCGGCGACTGCTGCTCCGAGTACGGATACTGTGGTGATACGAGCGGGCACTGCGGTTCGGGATGCCAAAGCGACTTCGGCATCTGTAATGCTATTACCGGCCCACCTGTATCGACGGACGGCACGTGCAGCTCCCTCAGCACCCCCGGAGGCGCGACATGCGCTGGTTCGGCGTTCGGCGACTGCTGCTCTGCGAGCGGCTACTGCGGAGCCACGGCTGCGTATTGCGGGACAGGGTGTCAGGCGGATTTCGGGATGTGTTCCTCGAGCGGCCCGCCAGTGTCAACGGATGGGCTCTGTGGTCAACCCAGCGGCACGACGTGCGAGGGCTCGGCATTTGGCGACTGTTGCTCTGAGTATGGGTTTTGCGGGGCCACGAATGCGTATTGTGGGACGGGATGCCAGGCAGCATTTGGGACCTGTGCCTAA
- a CDS encoding uncharacterized protein (EggNog:ENOG503NZM2), whose translation MSAEEFLAEAESGAVAVDCHDQVLQIAFMYLDEGLWDGNGVFDVVEKLHARGWSFGKGELRFNRTLDVFYLAQLAAAIYRSSDQLTGDFPSPSDFPSFYAAHAALLNPEAWRAYYSPAFLTHPTTARFYRLPNLQDLPDSSSPLAQPRQNLPPAAGTHATKLPRWAHNVARTSRRQPSLPLETITRLALRTLEATTSRLRATHPSVKPYSETQARFWLEHMKLGSSESSGSGTAKEAWRPNNFGVLIAQGGVDVLAWEARYSARLWEASAVLGEVAKPDLDLDGAWESGVEWCGEPDGGVGMQAWWRGWDGEVGSEEEVEFLAAVAVEETAGLEAEGLDFATRSHAVLGVMRAAVVDEVKREVLLKEMERGMVQTGRIGEDRAGKWLTEVLLVVEPYVKVWQGVWPGVEARGQVLRRILVENGQLFARWKVSPLLKEFDFELGPRE comes from the exons ATGAGTGCCGAAGAATTCCTCGCGGAAGCCGAGAGCGGCGCGGTGGCTGTTGACTGCCACGATCAGGTGTTGCAAATAGCGTTTATGTACTTGGACGAGGGGCTGTGGGACGGCAATGGTGTGTTCGATGTCGTGGAGAAGCTGCACGCACGCGGATGGTCTTTTGGCAAGGGGGAGTTAAGGTTCAATCG CACCTTGGATGTGTTCTACCTTGCACAGCTCGCCGCAGCCATCTACCGCTCCTCTGACCAACTCACTGGCGACttcccttctccctccgACTTCCCCAGCTTCTACGCCGCGCACGCCGCCCTCCTGAACCCGGAAGCATGGCGCGCCTACTACTCCCCCGCGTTCCTCACGCACCCTACAACAGCACGTTTCTACCGCTTGCCCAACCTCCAAGACCTGCCTGATTCTTCCTCACCGCTCGCGCAACCGCGCCAGAATCTCCCTCCCGCTGCCGGCACACACGCCACGAAACTCCCCCGCTGGGCCCACAACGTAGCCCGTACAAGCCGCAGACAGCCTTCCCTTCCCCTAGAAACGATTACTCGCTTGGCCCTCCGCACACTCGAAGCAACAACTTCGCGCCTGCGTGCGACCCACCCCAGTGTGAAGCCCTATTCGGAAACGCAGGCGCGCTTTTGGCTCGAGCACATGAAGCTCGGTTCATCCGAATCATCTGGTTCGGGCACCGCCAAGGAGGCGTGGAGGCCGAACAATTTCGGCGTGCTGATCGCACAGGGCGGGGTTGATGTCTTAGCGTGGGAGGCACGGTACTCGGCGCGGCTGTGGGAGGCGAGCGCAGTTCTGGGGGAGGTTGCAAAGCCGGATTTGGATTTGGATGGGGCATGGGAGAGCGGAGTGGAGTGGTGTGGAGAGccggatggaggggtggggatgCAGgcgtggtggagggggtgggatggggaggtagggagtgaggaggaggtagagtttttggctgctgttgctgtggaggagacggctggattggaggcggaggggttggatttTGCGACACGGTCACAtgcggttttgggggtgatgcgGGCAGCGGTTGTGGacgaggtgaagagggaggtttTACTGAAGGAAATGGAAAGGGGGATGGTGCAGACGGGAAGGATTGGCGAGGATAGAGCAGGAAAATGGCTGACAGAGGTTTTACTGGTCGTAGAGCCGTATGTGAAGGTATGGCAGGGTGTGTGGCCTGGTGTGGAGGCAAGGGGGCAAGTCCTACGGCGGATTTTGGTGGAGAATGGGCAGCTCTTTGCGAGATGGAAAGTGTCGCCGCTTTTGAAGGAGTTTGATTTTGAGCTGGGTCCCAGGGAGTAG
- a CDS encoding uncharacterized protein (EggNog:ENOG503P53G): MASSDASPQRDFDDQHEPPPLPPRPTPGLPPRPRKQDSKQPKLIQILEHDLDDAEIKKKNQEPRKMVYHTDSERSIGQFLLFLFPSVAVTIGLAVLHILRMSWPGVNSNILSALLVAAKIHESLIIASLFHVLYANIRRKLVGSQGIPFGYLTAPFQLSSPFYLFSSSFLAPLTQIHRLTLSAVWMALLMAMSFLITALCGVSSGIVMLPKLGWWRTLPGTSRLYSIGSLESVYPSTMDRAHVPDYRPATNDTMSSRCAHWDYSNPNSIDWSWLANVARGTRGLPANLTSGSKSISWGKIYIPQTVVAATTPMKYTAAVVSDSFSMTKSEAQPQVSIQCTDPSRPRKDPRGEALAEAPYNFLLTPGFYYRSNPTFFIPHELLDEAYTSGAHFGFLDLGNHALVKASATFWTRYNMTGTSLALCFIDARWVESDVWSYSNGDDPQFSYAMKNSTLNASANPDEVIQLTVPWLNSLNNSLYMAPGGSSNYGLKSSSRAASGSRFAYDRIWDYAAEGAEDSELYRALSRSLAIYLVDALSDLTWSRVNLYRGQNYSLEQVLREEGIQDYA; the protein is encoded by the exons ATGGCAAGCTCGGATGCCTCGCCTCAACGAGACTTTGACGATCAACATGAACCTCCACCTCTACCACCCAGACCAACACCTGGGCTCCCACCGAGACCCAGAAAGCAGGACAGTAAACAACCAAAATTGATCCAGATACTCGAGCACGACCTTGACGATGCTGAgatcaagaaaaaaaaccaggAGCCTCGCAAGATGGTCTACCACACCGACAGTGAAAGATCTATCGGCCAATTCCTGCTGTTCCTGTTCCCTTCGGTTGCCGTGACGATAGGGCTTGCGGTTCTGCACATACTTCGAATGTCATGGCCCGGAGTCAACTCGAACATTCTGTCGGCTCTTTTGGTCGCAGCCAAGATCCACGAAtctctcatcatcgcctCACTCTTCCACGTCCTCTACGCCAATATCCGACGGAAGCTCGTCGGTTCACAGGGCATCCCTTTTGGCTATCTCACCGCCCCCTTCCAGCTGAGCTCACCGTTTTACCTCTTCAGCTCGTCTTTCCTGGCACCTTTGACACAAATCCACCGGTTGACTTTGTCGGCTGTATGGATGGCAttgttgatggcgatgagctTCCTTATCACCGCCCTATGTGGTGTAAGCTCGGGTATCGTGATGCTCCCAAAgcttggctggtggaggacgCTTCCTGGGACCTCTAGACTATATTCAATTGGATCCCTCGAGAGCGTGTATCCCAGCACGATGGATAGGGCGCATGTTCCGGACTACCGTCCCGCGACCAACGACACAATGTCGTCAAGATGTGCCCATTGGGACTATAGCAACCCGAATAGCATCGACTGGTCCTGGTTGGCGAATGTCGCTCGTGGCACACGAGGTCTTCCTGCAAATCTCACATCTGGAAGCAAATCCATCTCTTGGGGGAAGATCTACATCCCGCAAACTGTCGTCGCAGCAACAACGCCAATGAAGTATACCGCTGCTGTAGTCTCGGATAGCTTTTCCATGACAAAATCCGAGGCC CAACCGCAAGTCTCCATCCAGTGTACGGACCCCAGCCGTCCAAGAAAGGACCCCCGAGGCGAAGCACTCGCCGAGGCTCCCTACAACTTTCTCCTCACCCCCGGTTTCTACTACCGTAGCAACCcaaccttcttcatcccccacGAGCTCCTCGACGAGGCCTACACCTCCGGAGCCCACTTCGGCTTCctcgacctcggcaaccACGCTCTAGTCAAGGCATCAGCCACCTTCTGGACGCGTTACAACATGACGGGGACCTCCCTAGCCCTCTGCTTCATCGACGCCCGCTGGGTGGAATCCGACGTCTGGTCCTACTCCAACGGGGACGACCCCCAGTTCTCCTACGCCATGAAAAACTCCACCCTCAACGCATCCGCCAACCCGGACGAGGTCATACAGCTGACGGTTCCCTGGCTGAACAGCCTGAACAACTCGCTGTACATGGCACCGGGAGGCAGCTCAAACTACGGACTCAAGTCCAGCAGCAGGGCGGCTAGCGGGTCAAGGTTTGCCTATGACCGTATCTGGGATTATGCGGCtgagggggcggaggattCGGAGTTGTATCGAGCGCTGTCGAGGTCGTTGGCGATTTATCTTGTTGATGCCCTTTCCGATTTGACGTGGTCGAGGGTGAATTTGTATCGAGGGCAGAATTATAGTCTCGAACAGGTCCTCAGAGAGGAGGGGATCCAAGATTACGCGTAG